The genomic DNA ATACCACCACATGCTGCCATGGAATATCTTGTTGCAGAAGCCGCTACTGATAAGCCTTTGGACATGCTTGGTAAAAGTGCCAATTATCACCAGCTACGGTACCAGTGCAGGTACTGTCCAAATAGATACAGTGACCACAGAACTGCCAAAATACATGAAAGGGAGGTTCACACAAGAGAAGGAACTTTCAAGTGTAGCCAGTGCACGAAGGTCTTCAGCTGTGAAAGTCGTCTCAAAGCCCACCTCTTGATCCATGAGCAGACTTACATATACCGCTGCCCGTTTTGTCCAAGGAGCTTTGCATCGGAAAGCGCCCTCAACAGTCACCAAGGAGAACACAACGGACTGAAGCCAGTGAAGTGCGATGTCTGCGGGAAAGGATTCAAGAGTAGGAGGCAGTTCCTTGCACATAAACGCCGTGTCCACTCGAACCGTCCGAAGCGCTACTTCTGCTCGTTCTGCAATTTTGGGTTTGCGGAGAGGAGCGACTTGAGGAGACACGAGGAGCGCCACCGGGGAATTCGACGGTATAGTTGCCCGGAGTGTGAAAAGACTTTCACCTCCAACACTTCCCTCACGGCTCATGTCCAAGCCCTGCATAGTAAGGAAAAACCATTTTCATGTGCAATATGTGGGATATCTTTTGCCTTGAATTACAAGTATACATTACATATGGTCAAACACAATTTACAGGTCAAAGGGAGTAGTATCACAGAATGCAGTACTAGTACTACAGCATCAGAAATTGTTAGTTCTTATTAGAGTGTCCCACCTGATGAAGCCTGACTAAAGCTTTGTTATTAAGGGTCGGTAATGTCAATTATGTTTCAAGTATCATCTTCCATGCCAATATCACAGAAGCATAAGCTGTTGAATCTTTTGCTCAAATGCCAATGCTTTGTAAAAATTCAGAGGGATTGGTATCTACATTCTGTATCTAGCGCCTTTTCtcagcaatgtttttttttcttataaaaaaagaagagacttTGATCACTTATTTTACAAACTTGGTGACTGAATATCAGAACGGAATTGACAACCTAGCAAATCCTGTCCTGAAAGTTTTTGTTTCCACATACACCTGCCGATTTGGAGGAAACAGATGCAGTTAAAGTCACTTAAACAAAAAATGGGGATTTACTGCCAAACCTCCATATTAACCTCTTTGACTTTAGATCTGCACCAAGTAGAATTTCCTGTTTCTTTCTTATGCATACTGGAGACCTTGTGCAGGCTATGTTTTACTTGGCGCCATTCTTGCCTGGGACAAGAATATTGTCATCTCTTTCTATATTCCAATCCTTGTAGAATTAATTTGATTGTCTTTCAGTAATATCTGGCACCTAATATATGTTGAATGGCGTATTGAAAGTGCACAGCTTTGAGCTTTCGTCATCAAGACTTAATTCCCAATATCAGCACTGCTTCAAAGGCACCAAAAGACCTAGCAATGGGAATGTTTaatatgtaataattttttttttaggaaaacGGGATTCCCACGTTCCTTTTCTTCATaggaaaatgaattatgatatttcatttacatcatcataCAATTAAATTAATCCtctatattttgatatctaaatgaGATGAACACATCAGGCATAAGTGAGCAAGATgagttttaaattttaattccAAAATCAGGATGTGCAGAAAGGTTGAACAAGATTCATTTGTGATTCAACAACCATGCTTATTCAACGAGTGGCTCAAtcgcatttcttttgtattcattgttaactttctctcactgatccctgaaatgagagtggatcAGATTCACACGTGAGTTTCTGCGCAAATTGTTAATCTGCCACACACAAACGATGTCTCAAATCTcctctgaaaattattttcccttttttgtgggatgcactcATATAGAGACAGATGGCTTTGGAAATGTACATTTACCTCTCAACACTTCCACCTTCTTGGAATCACGGGCTGGTTTGGCCACCTTGTCCTGGACGTGGGCTCAATTTTCTATCTACTGAACTTGCAGTCAATACAGTCTTCCCAAAAATGGCCAATGCGAGGTCCTTGATGAAGACAGAGTGTTTTGGCTGCCTGCTTATGAGGTTCATGGTTGttcgatttttttaaatttcatcccCAAGTATGATCTGAAAAtgggaaaaacaaagataggaAACAGAAAACTATTGCAGTGTAGGCAAGCAAAGGCGGCAGTAGTGATACTCTACTTTTACCTATAGTAATTTGAAATCCAGATGTGCTTGGCGAGTCGATGACCGTCTCGTCCAATCGATCAAATTGATTGATCAAAGGCCTTTCCCTATCCATTTTTGCGCTGTAATGTAGTAAGGTGCTCTTGAAtgccccttttctttcttctgttaCAGTAGGAACACTTGTAAAACCTTTAAAGGACTGATGATGTCTCTTTGGTTTGATATTAAAGAATGATTTTCGGTGGTGTAGCTCGGTGAAGTTTTCAAGGAGCTCCCTGTTGATGGTAGATGACTTGCCTGTCTTGCCATCTCTATTGCTTCTTTATGCCCCTGCTGCTGCATTACCGAATTCTTTCTCATGGAAACCTAATTCGGACACTCTCTGGATGTTTTTTGGCAGTTAACTTTTGGCTCTTTCTAAGCACATCTGTTGAGAAGATAAAAGTTTGACTTTAGAATTATGATATATAATCCTGTGGTAACTGTTACTTTATTAGACTAAGCAGttggaaaaaatgatttgtgtTTGAGGTGCACATCAAACTTTATCTGACCCAATTTCTCACTAAAGCTTCCGATAGTAGAGAGTCAAGATAGAATAGAATAGAGAATGGAGGATTCTTTTTTTAGGGGACCTCCTAATTTAGATGCTCTCTGGATGTTTTTGGCAGTTAAATTTTGGTTCTTTCTAAGCAAATCAAAGCATAAAAAAATGTAGAGTTTAGATGATAAACTTAATCTTAAATCCAGCAGTTATTATCgtaaatattcttttcatatAATACTCACCAAATCTTAGTGAAGGAACAAAGATAAGAATTATCTTTAAAGACTTTGCAAAGATGTCAGGgaaaaacagcaaaaaaaagATGTCAAGAAGATTTAGTAGATTTGGGCTCAATTTTCCATCTACTGAACTTACAGCCAATACAGTCCTCCCAAAAATGGCCACTGCAAGGTTCTTGATGAAGATCAGTGTTTTGGCTGCCTGCTTATGAGGTCCATAGTTGTTCAATTTATTTCTATTCCATCCCCAAGTATGATCTGAAAAtgggaaaaacaaagataggaAACAGAAAACTATTGTGCAGCGTAGGCAAGCAAAGGCGGCTCTACTTTTACCTATAGTAATTTGAAATCCAGATGTGCTTGGCGAGTCGATGACGGTCTTGTCCAATTGATCAAATTGATTGATCAAAGGCCTTTCCCAATCCATTTTTGCGCTGTAGTGTAATAAGGTGCTCTTGAATGCCCCTTTTTGTCCTTCTGTTACAGAAGGAACACTTGTAAAACCTTTAAAGGACTGATGATGTCTCTTTGGTTTGATGTTAAAGAATGATTTTCGGTGGTAGAGCTCTGTAAAGTTTTTAATGAGATCCCTGTTGATGGAAGATGACTTGCCTGTCTTGCCATCTCTGTTGCTTCTTTATGCCCTTGCTGCAGCATTACAGAGTTCTTTCCCAAGGAAACCTCCTAATACGGACACTCTGGATGTCTTTTGGCAGTTAACTTTTCGCTCTTTCTATAAAGCACATctgttaaaaaggtaaaaatcaGAGTTTAGAATCCatgtaattatgatataaaagCCTGTGGTAACTGTTACTTTGTTACTAGACTCAAGAATTGGCAGAAAGAAATTTGTCTGTGGGGTGCACATCAAATGCTTCGAGCAAACTCTTACCCAATTTCTCACTAAAGCTTCTGATAGTAGAGTCAAGATAGAATAGAATAGAGAATGCAGAATTCTTTCACAATTAAGGGGATCTGATTCGGATGCTCTCTGGATTCTTGCTTTTTCTAAGCAAATCTTGGTAAAAAAGTAAGTGTGTTTAGAATAAAAGCCTGTGAAAGTTGTTACTTTgttagacatacatgtagtagttgGAAGAAAGTCATTTTTGTGTGAGGTGCACATCAAATGCTTCAAACTTAATCTTACCCAATTTTTCACTAAAGCTTCTAAAATAGAGTTGAGATAATAATCTTGTTGTCTTAAATCAGCAGatataattgtaaatattcttttcatatAATACTTGGCAAATCTTAGTAAAGGAATAAAGACAAGAATTATCTTCAAACACTTAAAGATGTCAGGGAAAATCAGGATGTCAAAGAGATGTCAACAAGATAAAGCACACAGACCAacacaatctacatgtatgtatatctagattgataataatttacattgaggtaattaaaggaaaccaaaacccaagaacaGAAGCtttcttattggaaagagtaaaattggaggaacaatttaaaaagaagGTTCATCAAATTCGGTTATGAAATGAGCAaattatgggagtttgaaaactcttgttgtactttgtacggggatcctcaaattggcaaacatgctttaaaatggctgattttgtggacaactctccatttgttttgtacacaaattttcagattttccccttcattttacatatttctcctgaccttgacatatgtggtgtgaattacattttcccatgacatatgttgttctcagaaggaggcaagatgcaatttgaaaaagataaagaggaaaatctgaaaatttgtgtacaaaacaaattgagagTTGTCTACAAAAtaagccattttgaagcacgtttgccaatatgaggatccccatagaaagtacaacaagactttttaaacgtcaataacttgcttatttcataacggaatttgatgaaactttttttttaaattgttcctctcattttactctttccaataagattgcttctcttcttggggtTTGGTTTCCTTTGATATTCATTGGCCACATTTTATCCAATACACAATTTATGCAAGTTGCAAATGGTTCCTGACCAGGAGTAGCCATGACCAGCACTATGTCACAGCGTCTTTTACGTATACAATGATGTAAATTCTGCTTGCTATTATTTGGTGAGTCCGTCACATTGCCCCTTTTCTAAATTGCTGAAAAACAACATTTAgatataaacaaaagaaacattcAAGAATATATACACAAGAATActagcatgtacatgtaaattagtTAATTAATCTTTATAATCACAgtgaaacaatgaaaatgaagcTCTCTATACTCTAGTAATCTATTAATCATGGCTAGAGACTTGGTATTTGTTTGTCTCAATTGGAATCCGATATCGGAAGGTCGTTACTTTTGCTACCACTAGTGTCATAACTTATATTGTGATATTCTACTTACGCTCCAGTGCTTAGAAATCCAGATGTGCTGGGTGACGGTGAGTCAATGACTGTCGTCAGATTGATCAAATTGATTGGTCACAGGCCTTTTCCAGTCTAACTTTGCGCTGTAGTGTAATAAGGTGCTCTTTAAGGTCCCTTTTTGTTCTTCTGTCACAGTAGAATCACTTGTAAAACCTTTGAAGGTCTGGCGCTCTCAGGATGTTCTTCGTGGTTAGTTTCGTGCTCTTTCTAAGCACGTCTGTCGAAAAGGTCATTCAGAATTTAGAACATTTATAAAAGCCTGTGTTAGTTGTTACTTTGTTGGACAAATTTCTTAAAAACATTCAAGAATATAATACACGAGGATAATAGCATGTATATGTAGTATTAACCACTTGACTGCTACTGGGCTTATTACACAGTGATAGCCTCTATGCTACAGCACTTTTTGGGTATTACagcattttcacattttgtatgttttttttagtcCTATCATAACAATTTAGTTATTGATTGATtataatatatccaaacacttacatgtacaagccATTGTTACCCTGGTCATATGGGTCAATCTGGCTTGCCCACACACAATATGTGCACACTCTCCACTGCCCATGAGGAGGATTCATACAGCTATTTCAGTGtatatttttcaacattttttcattcatatgtCTTTTGGGGGGATAGTAATGAACTAATTTAGGCTCAAAAtactaaagaaataaaaatgagaaatgaTATTATTCTTACCCATCCAGCTGTTATTCTGGTCCTGGTCCTGTGATATCCTGGAAAAGTCCTCCAAAAATAGAACAATGGGTTCACAAAAGTTCTGTTGATCACAGTTCCCCATTTTGACATTCACTCCAATATATCATCATACAAGTTCTTATCAGTTTTGTTTTGGTAgttttcaagtgatttttttagaCGTTTTTTAGGAGGTTCTTTTGGGTATGCCAAACCTCCCAGCAGTTTTTGTCAAGTGAATGTTGACACAGTTCACAGTCTTTGATGCAAAGTCCTGGTTTCGATTTCGCTGTTGAATGTGCAACGCATGTTTTGCACATGGTTGATGTCGAAGTTCGATGGCCCCTCGCTGTGCATACTCTACAATTTCGCTGTGCAGATGTTTTTTTCTGCCCACCAGTTTTTGGAACTGATGTGGGCATGTGTGGTTTCCCATTCAAGCGAACAGCATCTTCATCTTGGGCGCGTGGAGGTGGAGCTGGAGGCGGAGGTACAGCTGGAGGTGGAGCTGCAGCCTGCTGCAGGTTTAGGTTTGATCGCGTCCAAGATTTCACCACTTCGTAGGCAAACCAACGGATGGATCGCTTGTTGTTTGGGTTCTCTCTTCTGTAGAGTTTGTATGCATTCAATTGCATCTGCAAAAGTAATCTAACAAAGAGTTTTTGGTACCACTTTAGAGTCTTCCGCATTGGGCATAGGCTTCTAAGTCCAAGCATTTGGTCCGTTCTGTCAACACCACCCATATTTACGTTGTACTTGGACACACAATGGGGCTTGATGATTTGCTGTGGGGGGTCGCGTCTTGTTAGCCTACCAGTGTCGAAAGTGCTACAGTCGTGCATTGTTGTCAGCATGTGCACAACCTTTGGCTTCCCTGTAGTTCTATCCTTTGCTTCACGGTACTTTACTGCAAGTAATACCTTGTCCTCATGCAAGAAATGACTCATTTGTCCTCTCTCAAGATTTTCTGCATTCAGCTGTTGTGAAGGCATACCCTGCCTATTGTGTTTGACAGTGCCACAAATATGAGTGTGCTTGGTTTCCAGGTAAGCGGCTAATTGTGGACTTGTGTAATAGTTATCTGTATATAAATGGTAGCCCTTACCAAAGTATGGTTGCATAAGATTCAGGGTAATTTCTTCAGACTTTGTGAACTGGTAGTGAGGATCGTGGTAACTGGTGTCTATATTTGTGCCAGTGTGGACTCGTAACCCCATGGTTATTCCATCAGATGTGCATAGAGGGTACATCTTTATTCCTGCGCGGGCACGTTTTGTTCTTATTGTCTGCTTGAAGATAAGTCTGCCACGGAACAAGACCAATGATTCATCAACCGATAGTTCGCGAGTAGGAATGAATACTTCTCTGCATCTGTCATTTATGTAGTTCAAGAAAGGCCTGATCTTATGCAGTCTATCACGATCTTGTGCAGCAGGATCATAGCCAGGTGCTTGATTGTCGTTGAAATGTAGACATCGTTTGATCAAAAGAAATCTGTCCCTACCTAACACCGAGCTGAACCCTGGAGTTGAAGTCAAAAATTCTCTCGACCAGTAGTCACTGTACTTCCCCTTCTTCACTAGTCCCGTCAAGAATAATACTCCCAAAAACTTCTTCATTTCCTCACTGTTTGTTGGTTTCCATTTTTTTAGACGAGACCGCCTTTTCAATGTTCCATTAGCTCTCTTTGACTCAATCAGTTGATCTGCAAATCGATTTGTTTCATCAACGATATGCTGAAGAAGTACATCTGTAATGTAAAGTTGGAAGTAGTCAGAAGGAGTAGAATCCTGTGGCATATTGTCTTTGATATTTTGTGCGAGTCCAGGTATAGCAGTAAATTGGTGAACTGTAGGCACATGCTCTCTCACCTTGTCCCATCTTTTTGGAGCTACATGAGGATTTTGACGTCGTCCTCTTCCGGCTGCTCCGCCTCGCCCACGGCCACGCCCACGGGCACGACCTCGGACAGGCTGATCATGTCTATCATTGTCTATCTCATCAGATTCAGTGTCTTCATCTGTGTCTGAAACATTCTGATAACGATGCAGTGGTACTGGGGGtgcataatcatcatcatcatcatcatcaactgtATTATCAGGGGATTCAGGAGCAGTGGTACTAGTGGTACCAGGAGTAAGAATATCAAGTCTCGAAAGTTTTACCTGTGCTCTGCGCATTCTTGGATGCTTGGGACGTGGTGTTTGATTGTgttcatcctcatcatcactatcTGTCAAATTATCTCCATCACCATCGTCTCTGGCAGGAGGAGGAAAACAACTACGTCTCCGTTTTCTATGACGATGAGCGGGTGAAGGTGTATGTCTGGCCGGACTCTCACCAACGTCTATGAGTGGGACCACAGTATCACTGTTGTTACCGTCATTTTCACTTTCACCGTCAAAATCACTCCCAAAATCCATCAAATCATCTCCCTCATCTTCTGAAATATCCATTGAATTATCACTGACATCACTTTCACTCTTGTCGTCAAAAGTATCATCCAAATTATTCCCTGAAACAGTGCTGTTTGAACGCCGAAGTGAATGTCTGGGGGCCGCCATCTTGACTTTTTCTTGAAGAAAGTAACCCGCAAAAAACTTTCTTTCTTCAGTTGCAAATCGGTCAAATTACGGgggggaaaaaaatgaaagagcgCCAGCTATAGTTCAAACCCTGTATATCAATATCATAGTGCTACAGGCATAAGGAGGCAACGCAACTGGCAGTGCTATTGTTCTGAAA from Lytechinus variegatus isolate NC3 chromosome 8, Lvar_3.0, whole genome shotgun sequence includes the following:
- the LOC121420348 gene encoding piggyBac transposable element-derived protein 4-like is translated as MAAPRHSLRRSNSTVSGNNLDDTFDDKSESDVSDNSMDISEDEGDDLMDFGSDFDGESENDGNNSDTVVPLIDVGESPARHTPSPAHRHRKRRRSCFPPPARDDGDGDNLTDSDDEDEHNQTPRPKHPRMRRAQVKLSRLDILTPGTTSTTAPESPDNTVDDDDDDDYAPPVPLHRYQNVSDTDEDTESDEIDNDRHDQPVRGRARGRGRGRGGAAGRGRRQNPHVAPKRWDKVREHVPTVHQFTAIPGLAQNIKDNMPQDSTPSDYFQLYITDVLLQHIVDETNRFADQLIESKRANGTLKRRSRLKKWKPTNSEEMKKFLGVLFLTGLVKKGKYSDYWSREFLTSTPGFSSVLGRDRFLLIKRCLHFNDNQAPGYDPAAQDRDRLHKIRPFLNYINDRCREVFIPTRELSVDESLVLFRGRLIFKQTIRTKRARAGIKMYPLCTSDGITMGLRVHTGTNIDTSYHDPHYQFTKSEEITLNLMQPYFGKGYHLYTDNYYTSPQLAAYLETKHTHICGTVKHNRQGMPSQQLNAENLERGQMSHFLHEDKVLLAVKYREAKDRTTGKPKVVHMLTTMHDCSTFDTGRLTRRDPPQQIIKPHCVSKYNVNMGGVDRTDQMLGLRSLCPMRKTLKWYQKLFVRLLLQMQLNAYKLYRRENPNNKRSIRWFAYEVVKSWTRSNLNLQQAAAPPPAVPPPPAPPPRAQDEDAVRLNGKPHMPTSVPKTGGQKKTSAQRNCRVCTARGHRTSTSTMCKTCVAHSTAKSKPGLCIKDCELCQHSLDKNCWEVWHTQKNLLKNV